GCTCACCAACATAGTTCTCATCGGTAGTACCAACGAGTGAAAAGTCATCTTCGTAAGGAATAACAAAAACAATACGGCCGTCTTTATTTTGAAGAATATAAGCTTCTTCTGTGTCGTACAATTTAGGCACAATAAAATGACTGCCCTTCACCATACGCATCGCATTTGGGTTTTTAGTGTCGGCAAGTCTATCTAGGAATGAAACAGCCCATGGCCCAGCAGCGTTAACCACAGCCTTGGCATTGATTGTAAACGTTTTCCCTAATGCGTCTTTTAAAGTCACTTTCCATAACTTGTCTTGCTTCTCGGCACTAATACATTCAGTGCGGGTATAGATGCTAGCACCTTTATCTTGCGCTGCTAACGCATTCAATACCACTAAACGAGCATCATCTACCCAACCATCTGAGTACTCAAAACACGTTGTAATATCATTCACCAAGGGGCCTGTCGGTGACGTAGACATTTTCTTTGAGCGCGGTAATACATTACGTTTGGCTAGTGAATCGTACATAAACAGGCCAATTCGAATCATCCATGCGGGACGAAGATGCTTTTGATGAGGTAAACGAAAACGTAAAGGCCACATGATATGTGGGGCTTTTTCCAATAGCACTTCACGCTCAGCGAGCGCTTCTTTCACAAGGCGGAACTCATAATGCTCTAAATAGCGTAAACCACCATGTATTAACTTGCTGCTAGAGGAAGACGTTGCACCTGCAAGATCGCCTTTTTCACATAGTGCTACCGAAAGTCCGCGGCCGGCTGCATCTAATGCTACTCCGGCACCATTTACACCGCCGCCAACCACTAAAACGTCAACGGTTTGTGTACTATTTGTATTTTGATTCATGTTCTCGCCCCTTTCGGCTTCACTAGCATGCTGGCTATTTGACAACCAAAAAGAAAACATGTCAACACAAAACGAATATTAACGAACATTATTGCTCATTTTTAACCTACGCAATTAAAGCACTGGTTCAACATAGCCCCATGGTTTCAGATAAAAGTTTGATGTATAGCTTTTGCAGGTATTAGGTATGCCTACTGTTATGCATAGCCCCATCTTTTCAGATAAAAGTTTGATATACAGCTTTTGCAGGTATTAGGTATGCCTACTGTTATGCATAGCCGTAAGCTTACTTAACCATAGCAGTTAATACATGGGTAACAAGGATGGCGCGCCGTTACAACAATGCTGGGCAGCATGCTGTTTTGGAAGTAGATAGTAAACTGATAAGTGACTACTAAGGTTATAAGTTGGCCGTTTACGCCTTAATGAAACTGATGTTGTTTTCATCAATAATTTTTCGAATAGCAGGGGGCGGTGTTTGATCGCATACCAGGCAATCAACCTGAGAAATATGCCCCTGCTCTACCATAGCTCTTCGTTCAAACTTACTATAATCTGCTGCAAGAATAACGTGCTGGGTATGCTCTAATATCGCTTGTGATACCTTTACTTCCCTAAAATCAAAATCGAGCAGTGCACCATCAGCGCTAATTCCACTGATACCTATAATGCCGTAATCCATACGAAACTGGCTGATGAAGTCGCAGGTTGCTTCCCCAATAATACCGCCATCTCGGTAACGTACTTCGCCCGCAGCGATAATAACTGAGAAGTCTTCTTTAGCAGAAAGAATGGTCGCGACATGAATGTTATTCGTTACCACGTGCAAGTTTTTATGATTAAGTAACTTGCTTGCTATCATTTCAGTCGTCGTGCCTATGTTTATAAATAATGAAGCCCCGTCGGGGATCATGCTAGCCACTGCCTCAGCAATTCTTTCTTTTACTTCACTGTTTTGTGTTTTGCGTTCTTGATAAGGCGTATTTTCCCAACTTCGATTAAGTCCAGCGCCCCCATGGTATCGACTAACAATACCTGCCTCGGCGAGCTGGTTTAGATCGCGACGAATAGTTTGGGGGGTAACATCACAAC
The nucleotide sequence above comes from Alteromonas naphthalenivorans. Encoded proteins:
- a CDS encoding DeoR/GlpR family transcriptional regulator, with protein sequence MNQTQRHEKIVSFIKQNGFMSIDDLVTRCDVTPQTIRRDLNQLAEAGIVSRYHGGAGLNRSWENTPYQERKTQNSEVKERIAEAVASMIPDGASLFINIGTTTEMIASKLLNHKNLHVVTNNIHVATILSAKEDFSVIIAAGEVRYRDGGIIGEATCDFISQFRMDYGIIGISGISADGALLDFDFREVKVSQAILEHTQHVILAADYSKFERRAMVEQGHISQVDCLVCDQTPPPAIRKIIDENNISFIKA
- the glpD gene encoding glycerol-3-phosphate dehydrogenase translates to MNQNTNSTQTVDVLVVGGGVNGAGVALDAAGRGLSVALCEKGDLAGATSSSSSKLIHGGLRYLEHYEFRLVKEALAEREVLLEKAPHIMWPLRFRLPHQKHLRPAWMIRIGLFMYDSLAKRNVLPRSKKMSTSPTGPLVNDITTCFEYSDGWVDDARLVVLNALAAQDKGASIYTRTECISAEKQDKLWKVTLKDALGKTFTINAKAVVNAAGPWAVSFLDRLADTKNPNAMRMVKGSHFIVPKLYDTEEAYILQNKDGRIVFVIPYEDDFSLVGTTDENYVGEPSQAAISEAETEYLIDVVNTYFKTKIDESDIVHSYSGVRPLLEEKNASAQELTRDYKVELSGTESSPILLNIFGGKITTYRKLSEHAVDKLTSLFPKAGKAWTKNVALPGGAFTNKADLIKQLQQDYPWLPESVGVRYARQYGMLCVKFLEGKADLGSMGENFGADMYQAEVDYLIDHEWAMSLEDVIWRRTKHGLRLSQSEQTNLESYITTQVSKSVDMQQSA